One region of Triticum aestivum cultivar Chinese Spring chromosome 6B, IWGSC CS RefSeq v2.1, whole genome shotgun sequence genomic DNA includes:
- the LOC123133165 gene encoding uncharacterized protein has product MLRFRSCILLTRLLSSPTASPSQGSSLRRLLAAAAAPRISPNPRFAVEDYLVSTCCLSRAQALKAYAKLSHLKSPAKPDAVLAFLAGLGLSAADVAALVARDPQFLCAKVETTLSPNVAGLTSIGLSNAEIARLVSLAPGYFRNRSVVSKLEYYLPLFGSTGDLFRALKYAYSLLGSDLERVVKPNVNLLAECGLGACDIAKLIIGAPRMFSAKPGRVLAMVACAEGIGVPHGSGMFRQALHAVSYLSEDKLAAKVDYLKKTFRWSDTEVRIAVFKRPVVLRRSKDTLQRMSEFLISEVGLEPARIAHLPVMLGLSLEGRLRPRYYVMRFLRENGLLKRNQSYYTIVKWTEKEFLDKFICPHKDAAPYLAEDYASACRGEVPARFIFA; this is encoded by the coding sequence atGCTCCGCTTCCGCAGCTGCATCCTCCTCACCCGTCTCCTCTCTTCTCCCACCGCCTCTCCCTCTCAAGGATCCtctctccgccgcctcctcgccgccgccgctgccccccgCATTTCACCGAACCCTAGGTTCGCCGTCGAGGACTACCTCGTCTCCACCTGCTGCCTCAGCCGTGCCCAGGCACTCAAGGCCTACGCCAAGCTCTCCCACCTCAAGTCCCCCGCCAAGCCCGACGCCGtcctcgccttcctcgccggcctcggcctctccgCCGCCGATGTGGCGGCCCTCGTCGCCAGGGACCCGCAGTTCCTCTGCGCCAAAGTGGAGACGACCCTGTCCCCCAATGTCGCGGGGCTCACCAGCATCGGCCTGTCAAATGCTGAGATCGCGCGACTCGTCTCGCTCGCCCCCGGCTACTTCCGCAACAGATCGGTCGTCTCCAAGCTAGAGTACTACCTGCCGCTCTTCGGTTCCACCGGCGACTTGTTCCGGGCGCTGAAATACGCCTACAGCTTGCTCGGCTCTGACCTCGAGAGGGTGGTCAAGCCCAATGTCAATCTCCTAGCAGAGTGCGGGCTAGGTGCTTGTGATATTGCCAAGCTCATCATCGGTGCGCCGAGGATGTTTAGCGCCAAACCAGGGCGCGTCCTGGCGATGGTTGCGTGCGCCGAAGGTATAGGTGTGCCCCATGGCTCTGGAATGTTCAGGCAAGCGCTGCATGCTGTCTCATACTTGAGCGAGGACAAGCTCGCTGCCAAAGTGGACTACTTGAAGAAGACATTTAGGTGGTCAGATACGGAGGTCCGCATTGCTGTGTTCAAGAGGCCGGTTGTGCTGAGGAGGTCAAAGGACACGCTGCAGCGCATGTCAGAGTTCCTTATCTCTGAGGTGGGGTTGGAACCAGCACGCATTGCTCACTTGCCGGTTATGCTCGGTCTTAGCCTGGAGGGCCGGCTCAGGCCCCGGTACTATGTTATGAGGTTTCTTAGGGAAAATGGATTGCTCAAGCGCAACCAAAGCTACTATACAATTGTTAAATGGACTGAGAAAGAGTTCTTGGACAAGTTCATATGCCCTCACAAGGACGCTGCACCATACCTTGCTGAAGACTATGCAAGCGCTTGCAGAGGGGAAGTGCCTGCGAGATTCATATTTGCATGA